In a single window of the Lates calcarifer isolate ASB-BC8 linkage group LG1, TLL_Latcal_v3, whole genome shotgun sequence genome:
- the ranbp2 gene encoding LOW QUALITY PROTEIN: ranBP2-like and GRIP domain-containing protein 3 (The sequence of the model RefSeq protein was modified relative to this genomic sequence to represent the inferred CDS: deleted 2 bases in 2 codons): protein MRRSKAEVDRYVSSVQSSSPSLKEKPVKGFLFAKLYFEAKEYELAKRHVSEYLKVQQRDPKAHKFLGQLYEREGDIDKAVGCYKRSVDLNPAQRDLVLKVAELLVSKDECDSRAEFWVDKAAKLLPGNPAVFNLKERLLSRQGQQGWNRLFDLLQAELAARPADAHVNVKLVQLFCQDGRLDEAVKHCLATEKRGMLSHSLDWYTVVVHTLQEYLAQPSVSTNEKMCRRLQRELLLAHCSLLRITLSESSVQPSRDALTGFDQAMQTLSSIAGRHTDDLYEVFVEMRGHLYLHAAALLLKLAQDRQQTWRAVIDLVALCYLLAYQVPRPKPKVTKRDQSAPQPLELLANDRQSQAGHMLLNLSTDSSTLIREVVEAFGNRSGQDSLFELLFGPQASTGSSFIASDDIRSLNTTAPELSQLAKWDTGSILLHGGDLQHLSWLGLQWTLLAERPALREWLQQLFPRLTLETSKLDTNAPESICLLDLEVFLHGVVFCSHCQLQETAKISSGMNQQQQQQLYEPRCLPLPLLRLLTTDRQREWWDAIYSLIHKQAAPSMSAKLRMIVQHGLNTLRAREKHGLQPALAIHWAQCLSQTGDGVNSYYDQKEYIGRSVHYWKVVIPLLERIKNRRSIPEPLEPLFLHFSSKDIQISSVKGYEEEFKIAYATLLDIEGRTEEAIATLETINNMSSIWHLAQIYQRLSEEASNGVEETQDRCITFLRKFRTYLSKIYNANADDIDKLPVSMEEVVDLLNDVNQQLGESGEAMDEDEEKDEEGRRGPAHSSPVHPTETSATISHIKFSTPSPNKSLVSPSKRLISPKTPPHWVEDQKSLLQMLCQQVEALKNEVHDLRHNSSGNAGSPHHKMYGESYGAEGLQEPFTPVQSYHGAPLTVATTGPSVYYNQSPAYNSQYLLRTAANVTPTKGPMYSMNRMPPQQHMYAYQQPTHTPPLQTAPPCIYPPQEQVFGAPLRFESPATGLLSPYSEEYYGQSVTQQTTNPPLPEPGYFTKPSVVPVQPPKSIEGKPMDFGKLSFSQQAPAEVPKVPSFGAGAAAQSTPSAAFKFNSNFKSNDGDFTFSASQAKHSESLLGLLTSDIPTKTDTVPEKSPTQEQPPSQTNIFTFGTKSATTFSFADSAQDTSTGSLFGKVDQPFKFGEVTKPMFGLTGYAAEEEKAAESDNDSTHVEEDEDGPHFEPIVPLPDKVDVKTGEEEEEEMFCNRAKLYRFDTETKEWKERGIGNVKILKHSTKGKVRLLMRREQVLKICANHYITADMLLKPNAGSDKSWVWNAIDYADEEPKPEQLAIRFKTVDEASLFKAKFEEAQKIVLRSPKKHDQQEKKEESLTDSESLAAQFALKEGEWECTVCCIRNKPTDMKCVACQSANPNSSSKPDIKAAGETKASPFTFKFGTDSSKPSSSGSTFTGFGAFGASVPSTFTFGTSTSNPADTVTSVFGSGFGVQFGQKPGQWDCNTCSVRNEASADSCVSCKALKASAKTTATAQTTPAVDAPAADAVDSGFGARFCKKPGQWDCDVCEVRNEASADKCVACGSPNPAAKSTERAPAVSDLPTVSGFGTDFAKKDEQWDCSSCLVRNDASAAECDSCHAPRGPPSIEAMFARKEGQWDCDTCLVRNNASDIKCPACQTPNPNAKSTASTAPSASSFSFTFGNKSSSSQPAATGFTMPFGTGSTFQFGQNKEKSSASSFKFEAPQSGSSTTSASGFSFSMPIPASGFKFGIQDTAKETPSTVNPAPPSGSASSFLKSIADKHNEKEDVSAPSVDQTDQDQNPLVSGKTNTFSFADLAKSSGTEFQFGQKDPNFKGFSGAGEQLFTSFQATPTKTDASNELEDDDMYKTEENDDIQFEPVVQMPEKVDLVTGEEDEQVLYSQRVKLFRFDSSTSQWKERGVGILKFLKNNTNGRLRVLMRREQVLKVCANHWITTTMNLKPLAGSDKAWIWMANDFSDGDAKLEQLAAKFKSPELAEEFKEKFEECQRLLLDIPLQTPHKLVDTGRTAHLIQKAEEMKSGLKDLKFFLTDEKTKIKDDDNQGDITSSNVSSLVIKTHNETTGPTLEWDNYDLREEALDDTADTSVYASPIASSPLRKNLFRFGESTGGFSFNFQPGISPSKSPAKLNQSRASVGTDDEQDVTQDDERDGQYFEPVVPLPDLVEISTGEENEQVVFSHRAKLYRYDKELGQWKERGIGDLKILQNYDTKRVRLIMRRDQVLKICANHWITAAMKLEPMKGAEKAWVWSAMDFAEVGEGNIEQLAVRFKLQDTANTFKQVFEDAKVAQGKEELMTPVTTGAATSQDSGPAGSTKTATAICGKAAIAILEETTKERTELTPESNLCAPGSPSPASSSKTVVSPPKFVFGTDSLQKIFGTPKPHSETEESASGSKAKDSGRPATASIAAPAFKIPEKGLDFRLFKDNPMAFWTSTSTTQFEPPGPLQAEGGGAGSDEGSDVEVVYIREPTVEQADLARQLLLPLTFFCYKNEPGYCSDDQTDDEDYESAVKALNGKLYPDPPQKKAAACGDEPDCQVVWEKKPTPEEEEKAKSLQLPPTFFCGLSTTDSDTDHDKPEDFDTEVRKAQQDLDAQLNKARRAPRSTAEAPEEPTPGPSSSSTDTAGSMSTPTEQTSDQPTKTQSEAPSSSSPIDLSTKKSPEPESNTRTVASTAITSQGINHLLLFFTANTPTFGFNSLGGFSFADLAKNTEGFAFGTKDSNFSWANAGATVFGSTVSSAPKNNGDEEGSDEEEAPNNVDIHFEPIVSLPEVETKSGEEDEEILFKERAKLYRWDRDLGQWKERGIGDIKILFHPTKHFYRILMRREQVLRVCANHTISQAMELKPMNASANALLWTATDYSDGEAAVEQLAAKFKTPEIAESFKKIFCECQSRMGQTGGDASSISSPQMSRIQEHSRDSNPQVFLKVSADNQPLGTITIELFSHIVPKTAENFRALCTGEKGFGLRDSIFHRIIPDFMCQGGDITNSDGTGGKSIYGSRFEDENFDVRHTGPGILSMANRGRDTNNSQFFITLKKAEHLDFKHVVFGWVRDGMDVVQQMGELGTKGGMPSKKLVITDCGQL from the exons CTCACTAAAAGAG AAGCCAGTCAAAGGATTTTTATTTGCTAAATTGTACTTTGAAGCAAAGGAATATGAACTTGCAAAGAG ACATGTATCAGAGTATCTCAAAGTCCAACAGAGGGATCCTAAAGCACACAAATTTCTTGGACAGCTCtacgagagagagggagacatcGACAAGGCAGTAGGATGTTACAAG CGGTCAGTGGACTTGAACCCAGCCCAGCGGGACCTGGTGCTCAAGGTGGCTGAGTTACTGGTCAGTAAGGATGAatgtgacagcagagcagagttcTGGGTGGATAAAGCTGCAAAGCTGCTGCCAGGAAACCCTGCAGTCTTCAACCTGAAG GAACGCCTGTTGAGTCGGCAGGGTCAGCAGGGATGGAACCGGCTGTTCGACCTCCTTCAGGCCGAGCTTGCAGCGAGGCCGGCTGATGCACATGTGAATGTGAAGCTGGTTCAGTTGTTCTGTCAGGATGGTCGACTGGATGAGGCCGTCAAGCATTGCCTGGCTACTGAGAAAAGGGGCATGCTGAGCCATAGTCTGGACTGGTACACAGTGGTGGTGCACACACTGCAG GAATATCTGGCTCAGCCCAGCGTATCTACTAATGAAAAGATGTGTCGGCGtctccagagggagctgctgTTGGCCCACTGCAGCCTGCTGAGAATCACACTGTCTGAGAGCAGCGTACAGCCCAGTCGTGATGCACTCACAGG ATTTGACCAAGCTATGCAGACATTGAGCAGCATTGCAGGCCGCCACACAGACGACCTTTATGAGGTGTTTGTGGAAATGAGAGGTCACCTCTACCTGCATGCTGCTGCACTGTTGTTGAAGCTGGCTCAGGATCGCCAACAGACCTGGAGGGCTGTCATTGACCTGGTTGCACTGTGCTACCTGCTGGCATATCAG GTCCCCAGACCAAAGCCTAAAGTGACCAAAAGAGACCAGTCAGCCCCACAGCCTCTGGAGCTGCTGGCCAACGATCGACAGAGTCAGGCTGGACACATGTTGCTCAATTTGAGCACGGATTCATCTACCTTAATCAGAGAG GTGGTGGAGGCATTTGGAAATCGTAGCGGTCAGGACTCTCTGTTTGAACTCCTGTTTGGACCACAGGCCTCCACTGGATCTTCGTTTATTGCCAGTGATGACATTCGTTCCCTAAATACCACAGCTCCAGAGCTCTCTCAACTGGCCAAATGGGACACTG GCTCCATCTTGCTGCATGGTGGTGACTTGCAACATCTGAGCTGGTTGGGGCTGCAGTGGACTCTTCTGGCTGAAAGACCTGCCCTGCGAGAGTGGCTACAGCAGCTCTTTCCCAGGCTCACCCTGGAAACTTCCAAACTGGACACAAATGCACCAGAGTCCATCTGCCTGCTGGACCTGGAG GTGTTTTTACATGGTGTCGTGTTCTGTAGCCATTGTCAGCTCCAGGAGACGGCGAAGATCAGTAGTGGAATGaaccaacagcaacaacagcagctctaTGAGCCACGCTgcctcccccttcctctccttcgCCTCTTgaccactgacagacagagggagtggTGGGATGCCATCTACAGTCTTATTCACAAGCAAGCAGC CCCGAGCATGTCAGCTAAGCTACGGATGATTGTGCAGCATGGACTGAACACTCTGAGAGCCAGAGAGAAACATGGGCTTCAGCCAGCACTGGCCATCCACTGGGCTCAGTGTCTCAGCCAGAcg GGTGATGGAGTGAACTCATACTACGACCAGAAGGAGTACATCGGCCGCAGTGTCCACTACTGGAAAGTTGTCATCCCACTGTTGGAAAGGATCAAAAACAGGCGCAGTATACCTGAACCACTCGAACCCCTCTTCCTACACTTTTCCTCCAAAGATATTCAG ATATCTTCTGTGAAGGGCTACGAAGAGGAATTCAAGATAGCATATGCAACTCTCCTTGACATTGAAGGCAGGACAGAGGAGGCCATCGCTACCTTGGAGACCATTAATAACATGTCATCCATCTGGCATTTGGCTCAG ATCTACCAGCGGCTGTCAGAGGAGGCCAGCAATGGGGTTGAAGAGACCCAAGACAGGTGCATCACTTTCCTGAGAAAGTTCAGGACCTACCTGTCAAAGATCTACAATGCCAATGCAGATGACATTGATAAG CTGCCTGTGTCCATGGAGGAAGTTGTGGACCTCCTGAATGATGTGAACCAGCAGCTTGGGGAGAGTGGGGAGGCCATGGATGAAGACGAGGAGAAAGACGAAGAGGGTCGAAGAGGACCAGCCCACTCTAGCCCTGTTCATCCCACTGAAACCAGCGCCACCATATCCCACATTAAGTTTTCCACTCCCTCTCCTAACAAAAGCCTGGTCTCTCCTTCCAAAAGACTG ATTTCACCCAAGACGCCACCTCATTGGGTTGAGGACCAGAAAAGTCTCCTCCAGATGCTATGTCAGCAAGTTGAAGCACTCAAG AATGAAGTTCACGATCTGAGGCACAACTCCTCAGGGAATGCAGGCTCTCCTCATCATAAGATGTATGGAGAGAGCTACGGAGCCGAGGGCCTGCAGGAGCCCTTTACCCCAGTCCAGTCCTACCATGGTGCCCCCCTAACAG TTGCCACCACAGGCCCTTCTGTGTACTACAACCAGTCTCCAGCTTATAACTCTCAGTATCTCCTGCGCACAGCAGCAAATGTAACCCCCACCAAG GGTCCAATGTATAGTATGAACCGTATGCCACCTCAGCAGCATATGTATGCTTATCAGCAACCCACTCACACACCTCCTTTGCAAACAGCCCCACCCTGCATTTACCCTCCTCAAGAACAAGTCTTTGGTGCACCTCTGCGATTTGAATCACCAGCCACAGGCCTTCTTTCCCCATATAGTGAAGAATATTATGGCCAGAGTGTAACCCAGCAAACCACCAACCCTCCTCTACCTGAACCTGGCTACTTTACCAAGCCATCTGTAGTCCCTGTTCAGCCACCAAAGAGCATAGAGGGAAAGCCTATGGACTTTGGGAAGCTGTCCTTCAGCCAGCAGGCGCCTGCTGAAGTCCCCAAAGTGCCTAGCTTTGGAGCAGGGGCAGCTGCCCAGTCAACACCTTCTGCTGCATTTAAGTTCAACTCCAACTTCAAATCCAACGATGGAGATTTCACTTTCTCAGCTTCTCAGGCCAAGCACAGCGAAAGTCTGCTTGGTCTTCTTACATCAGACATCCCAACTAAAACAGATACTGTTCCAGAGAAGTCTCCAACTCAGGAGCAGCCCCCCAgccaaacaaacattttcacatttggcACTAAAAGTGCTACCACCTTTTCCTTTGCTGATTCTGCACAGGACACGAGCACTGGAAGTCTGTTTGGAAAGGTGGACCAGCCGTTTAAATTTGGGGAGGTTACCAAGCCAATGTTTGGGTTAACAGGTTATGCAGCCGAAGAAGAAAAGGCAGCGGAGAGCGACAATGACAGCACTCATgttgaggaggatgaggatggtcCTCATTTTGAACCCATTGTACCTCTTCCTGATAAAGTAGATGTGAAAacaggtgaggaagaggaggaggagatgtttTGCAACAGGGCAAAACTGTATCGATttgacacagagacaaaagagtGGAAGGAGCGGGGTATTGGCAATGTTAAAATCCTAAAACACAGCACTAAAGGGAAGGTCCGGCTCTTAATGAGAAGGGAACAGGTTCTTAAGATCTGTGCTAACCACTACATCACAGCTGACATGCTACTGAAACCG AATGCTGGCTCTGATAAATCCTGGGTCTGGAATGCCATTGATTACGCAGACGAAGAGCCTAAACCAGAGCAGCTGGCCATCCGCTTTAAAACAGTAGATGAGGCATCACTTTTCAAAGCTAAGTTTGAGGAAGCCCAGAAAATTGTGCTCAGATCACCGAAAAAGCACGATcaacaggagaagaaagaggagagctTAACAGATTCTGAATCACTGGCAGCCCAGTTTGCTCTTAAGGAAGGGGAATGGGAATGCACTGTGTGCTGTATAAGAAATAAACCCACAGATATGAAGTGTGTCGCATGCCAAAGTGCCAATCCCAATTCTTCATCAAAACCAGACATTAAGGCTGCTGGTGAAACCAAAGCCAGCCCCTTTACTTTCAAATTTGGGACTGACTCATCAAAACCCAGTAGTTCTGGCTCTACATTTACTGGATTTGGTGCTTTTGGAGCTTCTGTACCCTCTACGTTTACATTTGGGACCAGCACCTCAAATCCTGCTGATACAGTGACCAGTGTGTTTGGTTCTGGCTTTGGGGTTCAGTTTGGACAGAAGCCAGGGCAGTGGGACTGTAACACATGTTCTGTGAGAAATGAAGCCTCAGCAGACAGTTGTGTTTCTTGTAAAGCTCTTAAAGCCTCAGCAAAAACAACTGCCACAGCACAAACCACACCAGCTGTAGATGCACCTGCAGCTGATGCTGTTGACTCTGGGTTTGGTGCCCGGTTTTGCAAGAAGCCTGGTCAGTGGGACTGTGATGTATGTGAAGTAAGAAATGAAGCCTCTGCTGACAAATGTGTCGCCTGTGGAAGCCCCAATCCTGCTGCTAAATCAACAGAGCGGGCTCCAGCAGTGTCAGATCTACCAACAGTGTCAGGATTTGGGACTGATTTTGCGAAGAAGGATGAGCAGTGGGACTGCAGTTCCTGCCTAGTCAGAAATGATGcatcagctgctgaatgtgatTCCTGCCATGCCCCTCGTGGGCCTCCCTCTATAGAAGCCATGTTTGCCAGGAAAGAGGGACAATGGGATTGTGACACTTGTCTGGTGAGAAACAATGCTTCTGACATTAAGTGTCCAGCTTGTCAGACACCAAATCCCAATGCTAAAAGCACAGCCAGCACTGctccctcagcctcctccttcAGCTTTACCTTTGGAAACAAGAGTTCATCGAGTCAGCCTGCTGCAACTGGATTCACAATGCCTTTTGGAACTGGCAGCACTTTTCAGTTTGgtcaaaacaaagagaaaagctCAGCTTCTTCTTTCAAGTTTGAAGCTCCTCAGTCTGGATCTAGTACCACAAGTGCTTCAGGCTTCTCCTTCTCAATGCCCATTCCAGCTAGTGGCTTCAAGTTTGGCATTCAGGACACTGCAAAAGAAACCCCCTCAACTGTTAATCCAGCACCTCCATCAGGGTCAGCCTCTAGTTTTCTGAAAAGCATAGCTGACAAACACAATGAGAAAGAAGATGTGTCTGCACCCTCAGTGGACCAAACGGATCAAGATCAAAATCCATTAGTTTCTGGAAAAACTAATACATTCAGTTTTGCTGACCTGGCAAAGTCCTCTGGAACAGAGTTCCAGTTTGGCCAGAAAGACCCCAATTTCAAAGGTTTCTCTGGGGCTGGGGAGCAGTTGTTCACATCATTCCAGGCAACCCCCACCAAGACAGATGCCTCAAATGAATTGGAGGATGACGACATgtataaaacagaggaaaatgacGATATCCAGTTTGAACCAGTGGTTCAGATGCCTGAGAAGGTGGACCtggtgacaggagaggaggatgaacaGGTTCTTTATTCTCAGCGTGTCAAACTGTTCAGATTTGACTCCAGCACCAGTCAGTGGAAAGAGCGTGGTGTAGGAATCCTCAAAttcctgaaaaacaacactaatGGCAGGCTCAGGGTGCTGATGAGAAGAGAGCAGGTTCTGAAGGTATGCGCCAACCACTGGATCACCACCACTATGAATCTTAAACCCTTGGCAGGTTCAGATAAAGCATGGATCTGGATGGCCAATGACTTCTCTGATGGAGATGCTAAACTTGAACAGTTGGCTGCCAAGTTTAAAAGTCCAGAGCTTGCTGAGGAGTTTAAAGAGAAGTTTGAAGAGTGTCAAAGACTTCTTTTGGACATCCCCCTACAAACGCCCCACAAGCTTGTTGACACAGGCAGAACAGCACACCTCATTcagaaagcagaggaaatgaAGTCTGGTTTGAAAGACCTGAAATTCTTTTTGACAGATGAAAAAACCAAGATCAAAGATGATGACAATCAGGGAGACATTACATCCAGCAATGTTTCAAGCCTTGTAATCAAGACTCACAATGAAACCACTGGCCCCACTTTGGAGTGGGATAACTACGACCTACGAGAAGAGGCTTTAGATGATACTGCCGACACATCAGTCTATGCCTCTCCCATCGCCAGTAGCCCCCTAAGAAAGAATCTTTTCCGCTTTGGAGAATCAACTGGTGGGTTCAGCTTCAACTTTCAACCTGGCATCAGCCCCTCTAAATCTCCTGCTAAGCTTAACCAGAGCAGAGCTTCAGTGGGTACTGATGACGAGCAGGATGTAACCCAGGATGATGAGAGGGATGGCCAGTACTTTGAGCCTGTGGTCCCCTTGCCTGATCTGGTGGAGATCtccacaggagaggaaaatgaacaGGTAGTCTTCAGTCACAGGGCCAAGCTGTATCGCTATGATAAGGAACTGGGTCAGTGGAAGGAGAGGGGTATTGGAGACCTCAAGATCTTGCAGAATTATGACACCAAACGTGTGAGGTTGATAATGAGAAGAGATCAGGTACTTAAGATCTGTGCCAACCACTGGATCACAGCAGCCATGAAGCTGGAGCCTATGAAGGGTGCTGAGAAGGCCTGGGTCTGGAGTGCCATGGACTTTGCTGAAGTAGGAGAGGGTAATATTGAGCAGCTGGCTGTAAGATTCAAGCTGCAGGATACtgcaaacacattcaaacaggtCTTTGAGGATGCTAAGGTGGCGCAAGGAAAAGAGGAACTTATGACTCCAGTGACAACTGGAGCAGCCACATCTCAAGACAGTGGGCCTGCAGGATCTACAAAAACTGCTACAGCTATATGTGGGAAGGCAGCCATTGCTATTCTGGAAGAAACCACAAAGGAACGTACAGAGCTTACCCCAGAAAGCAATCTATGTGCACCTGGGTCTCCAAGTCCAGCCAGCTCTTCAAAGACAGTGGTGTCTCCCCCTAAGTTTGTCTTTGGCACCGATAGCCTTCAGAAGATTTTTGGCACTCCTAAACCTCACTCTGAGACTGAGGAATCTGCATCTGGTTCTAAAGCCAAAGATTCTGGACGCCCTGCCACGGCTTCAATCGCTGCACCTGCATTCAAAATTCCAGAaaaag GGCTGGATTTTAGGCTTTTCAAAGATAACCCAATGGCTTTTTGGACCAGCACATCAACCACCCAATTTGAACCCCCAG GGCCCCTTCAGGCAGAAGGAGGTGGTGCGGGGTCAGATGAGGGCTCGGATGTGGAGGTTGTGTACATCAGGGAACCCACCGTTGAACAGGCAGATTTAGCCAGGCAACTCCTGCTGCCGCTCACCTTCTTCTGCTACAAGAATGAACCAGGCTACTGCAGCGATGATCAAACTGATG ACGAGGACTACGAGTCAGCGGTGAAAGCCTTGAATGGAAAGCTCTATCCTGACCCTCCTCAGAAAAAGGCTGCAGCGTGTGGTGATG AGCCAGACTGCCAGGTGGTGTGGGAGAAGAAGCCAAcgccagaggaggaggagaaggccaAAAGCCTCCAGCTCCCACCCACTTTCTTCTGCGGCCTGAGCACCACAGACAGCGACACAGACCACGACAAGCCTGAAGACTTTGACACAGAAGTCCGCAAGGCACAGCAAGACCTG GATGCCCAGTTAAACAAAGCCAGAAGGGCCCCCAGAAGCACTGCTGAAGCCCCAGAAGAGCCAACACCAGGCCCGTCctccagcagcacagacactgcAGGCAGCATGTCTACACCTACAGAGCAGACCTCAGACCAGCCAACAAAGACTCAGAGTGAAGCTCCTAGCAGCAGCTCTCCCATTGACCTGTCAACGAAGAAGAGCCCAGAGCCGGAGTCCAACACTAGGACGGTAGCTTCCACTGCTATAACCAGTCAAGGTATAAaccacctcctcctgttcttcACTGCAAAT ACTCCAACCTTTGGCTTCAACTCACTCGGTGGCTTCTCTTTTGCTGACTTGgccaaaaacacagagggattTGCGTTTGGAACCAAAG ACTCCAACTTCTCGTGGGCAAACGCTGGAGCGACAGTATTTGGGTCCACAGTGTCCTCAGCACCTAAAAACAACGGAGATGAGGAGGgcagtgatgaagaggaagctCCTAATAATGTGGACATTCACTTTGAACCAATCGTGTCACTGCCAGAG gtggagacaaagtccggagaggaggacgaggaaATCCTGTTTAAGGAGCGCGCCAAGCTGTACCGGTGGGACCGGGACCTCGGCCAGTGGAAGGAGCGTGGCATCGGTGACATCAAGATCCTCTTCCACCCGACCAAACATTTCTACCGAATCCTGATGAGAAGAGAGCAGGTGCTGAGGGTTTGTGCCAACCACACCATCTCTCAGGCGATGGAGCTCAAGCCCATGAACGCCTCAGCTAACGCGCTGCTGTGGACCGCCACCGACTATTCAG ACGGTGAGGCCGCAGTGGAGCAGCTGGCGGCCAAGTTCAAAACCCCTGAGATAGCGGAGTCCTTCAAGAAGATTTTCTGCGAGTGTCAGAGCAGAATGGGCCAAACTGGTGGCGATGCCTCATCCATCTCCTCGCCACAGATGTCTAGAATTCAAGAGCACTCCAGAGACAGTAATCCACAGGTGTTCCTCAAAGTGTCAGCAGACAACCAACCACTGGGCACCATCACTATAGAGCTGTTCTCCCACATTGTCCCCAAGACGGCAGAGAACTTCAGGGCTCTCTGTACCGGCGAGAAAGGCTTCGGACTGCGGGACTCCATCTTCCACAGAATCATTCCAGACTTCATGTGTCAG GGTGGTGACATCACAAACAGCGACGGCACAGGAGGCAAGTCAATCTACGGCAGCCGGTTTGAGGACGAGAATTTTGATGTCCGGCATACTGGCCCAGGTATTCTGTCCATGGCCAATCGCGGGCGCGACACCAACAACTCGCAGTTCTTCATCACCCTG AAGAAAGCTGAGCACCTGGACTTCAAACACGTGGTTTTTGGCTGGGTACGGGACGGCATGGATGTGGTGCAACAGATGGGAGAGCTGGGCACGAAGGGAGGCATGCCCTCAAAGAAGCTGGTCATCACAGACTGTGGACAGCTGtag